The Oncorhynchus tshawytscha isolate Ot180627B linkage group LG02, Otsh_v2.0, whole genome shotgun sequence genome contains the following window.
ATTTGTTCACAAGAAGCTGTTTTACCATCTCAATGACAAAGGATCTGGTTATGTAAATATGTGTATATCTACAACAtagaatgtgtgttttgttctagtGTGTGCTAATCTGTGCTTTAGAGTATGCATCTGTCACATCATTGGGTTttgtacagtgaattataattgaataCTGCATTGTTGAGAAAGGGCTTGCAattaagcattttactgtactgttcacacctgctgtatcctgtggatgtgacaaatacactttagTTTGATTTTAGTGACATGTCAAGAAGAAACATCCCCATTGACCTGAGTATCTACTACACTATACAAGACATGAACTGTTCTTAGAGGAAGGTCAGTTAATACATATACATCTATATACATCAATAGTCTCTACATGTAGAGGAGGAAACATGAGGCCGTTTCAGAGGACTACTGTAGGCTTTGGCTCAAACTATTTCAGATTGAACCAAGAATATGTACCCACATTATAGAcggagtggacaaaacattaggagaacctgctctttccatgtcaCACTATGatgtcacttgctaaatccacttcaatcagtgtagatgaaggggaggatacaggttaacgaaggatttttaagccttgagacaattgagacattgcttgtgtatgtgtgcattcagagggtgaatgggcaagacaaaagattgtagtgcctttgaacggggtatggtagtaggtacaaggcacaccggtttgagtgtgtcaagaactgtaacactgctgtgtttttcacgctcaacagtttcctgtgtatatcaagaatctttcaccacccaaaggacatccagccaacttgacacaactgtgggaagcaatggagtcaacatggatcagcatccctgtggaacgctttcgacaccttatagagtccatgccctgacgaattgaggcttttctgagggcaaaagggggtgcaactcaatattaggaaggtactGATCTtgtttttttacactcagtgtatatcactgTTAAACTTCAATTCAGGGTAATCATGAAAACAGTTCTGCTTTTGTCAGTTTTCTAATAATGATTAGTACATCACGTTTCCAGTTAGATCTGTTCCAGAGTCAGTGGGGTTTCCAAGTGTCCATACAGATCAAATGCAGTGAAAAGGGGGAATAGCATCCATCCTCTTTCATTTACAAAAACATGTAGAAAAACATCCTTCAGAAAATACTCTTGAAGATCATGGTCTCTGGAACGATCCACGTTCCAATCACACACAGAGCAGCTCAGTCCAGTTGCAAATATAAAAATATCTATAAAAATGTTCTCTGTGCCAATGTCCAGCATTGGGTTGACAGTGTCTCTGTTGTAGCTAGGTCTTTAACTCAGTCAATATAGTAACAGGGATAGTAGGACGGGGAACAGGGTGAAGAAGACCGACAGGGAGACCAGCTGAACACCTGAACTACCCACACTCTTCTGAACCTTAGGCTCCAACACAGTAGGGTCATCtgtagagagagaacatgttattATCAGAAACAAGTGGAACAATTCTACTGTACATCTGACTGTCTCACTGGATGGACAGAAGGGAGACGTACCGGCTGGAAGCCTGTTGGAGGGGTTgtgcactcctcctcctcctcccatctttcCCTTTCCTCCATCCATCGCTTCCTCCATCGCTCCATCCTTGCCTTTGTCAGCCTTGGCCTTCCCAGAACCTGTAGAAGACAAGAAGTCATTGGTAAGAACTTGATTGTATGAACACCCAACGGGAACACCACTGAATATGTGGAACACTAGGCTTAGCCATTGATGCTAACGGAAGCTAATGCTACCGTAGGAAAACCCTCTAAAGGCTAAAGCTAACAGAGGCTAATGCTAGCATGTTGAtggagacaggggaatggagctCACCATGAGGTCCAACCACATCCACCTTCAGTCTCAGACACTCCTGGCCGTGGTGATGCAGTGGCTTGgctgaagagggagaagagggagatttAGTACGAATACCCAGGCATTGTTAGAGTAGTCTATTGTACAGTTAAGTGGTAGTATTCATTCAGAAGTACTGCACAtcaatagtagtggtattagttaaTGTGTAGTACTACTATAGTATTGATATACTTACAGATATAGTAGTAGCTCTCTGCCTGTCTGAACTCCTTGCCCAGGGTGAAGGGGGTGAAGCGCTGGAACTTCTCGGAGAACCTCTCGGGGGCGTGGGCAGCGAAGGGCCGGGAACATTCCCAACGCAGCTGGTCGAAGGAGTGGGGCTTACACACCTCATAGTCCTCCTTCTCCACCATGTACAGCACGTACCGCTCGGCCTCCTGGGACGGCAGCTCCCCGCGCGTGTAGTGAGGACAGATGATGTCCAGGTAGTCGTTGATTTTCACCTCCACTGTGAACTCATCCCATAGGAAACTagggagcgagagaagagaaaggTGGTTAGTAACATGGCTGGCTATTATCTTTAGATGACCTTACATCTAGTAGTCGTCTCTGACTGACTGGAACAAACGTAACATTATGAAATATCATCACGGCCCATTCGCAGCCAGATGACAGAGTTGAGCCCATTCCCAGCCAGATGACAGAGTTGAGCCCATGTTTGGGTGGGCTGTTCCTCTCACATGAACAAACACGCATGAAAGAACTGacttactcaaacacacactcataataAACACTCACGGACAATCAtgaacacacactcataaacaCTCACGGacaatcataaacacacactcataatAAACAATCACGGACAATCATAAACACAAAAAGCTGTTCATAAGACTCAGCCCaaacaaacagtgtgtgtgtgtgtgtgtttgcacctgCGGCACATGTGTGTGATTGCTTGAGTCCTAGTGTAGACCTGTCACCCAGACAATGAGAATTACTTAGTAGCCAATCAGGAGTCACTGGCTGAACTTGTTTGATGCATTTATTTAGACAagaacacaccactacacacctaCACTCTTTCTGCCGATCCCTCATCTGTTTTCTGGAGCGTTCCACTCATGTTGTTTTAAGAATAGAGTTTCACTGGCCAGCTGTGTCCATGGAGAATAGGTTGAGTGACAgtttctccttctgtctgtctgtcatatacATGCGCTGCCTGCACAAGTCATTTAATCTCGCTCTCCCTTCCTACACAAGTCATTTGAATGGGTTAGTTAtcatctctccttgtccctctccctctttccctctccacctGTTGGAGTGTCAGTGGGTGTGACTGTTTTTACTCCTCTAGTGATTCTTCACCCCTGATTCTGCCTCTTCCTacttctttcttcctccctccatgaaaaataaatattgagggaggtggaaacattctctctctgttcgtttTCATCTTCACCCTCCATTGTCTATGATTCTTTTTGATTCTTTAAAATCTCAGTTCTAGATTTTAaactgttgttgtggtggttgtttcaccctccctccctccagtcaacCCCTCCAATCTACTGAGGTATACACGTGaaagtctaacacacacacctcatgaaATAAACCCTAGAACATTGGGTAGAGCAGTGGAACGTATATTTCTGGTAGGAAGGAAAGTTAGAGAGATGAAAGAAACAAAGTGCTGTATCTGGGTATCAAATTAAAACAGTGATTTCCAGCTGTCCTCCAGGCCTATTAGGATTCAGCTCACACAGGGACTATGAGTTGTGTTGCCGAGTGGAGTCAGTGGTGCTggcagggtacacacacacacacacacacacacacacacacacacacacacacacacacacacacacacacacacacacacacacacacacacacttttctggAAGAGAGGTTGAGTTTGTGGGTAAGAGCTTGAGGATGTAATCAGTAGAATATGCACGTCAGAGTCTCATTGGTTCCCAGCCCTGGGCTGAACAGACATCCACACAGGCCACAGCACAAACACCCTGCCACATACTCTGGGTGTGTGGCTCTGTTCTGtgccacgagagagagagagtgtctgtatCACAGGCAGCTGGTGGCACTTTAATTAGGGAGGAAGGGCTCATAGTAATGTATACACTagctttgtgtgtgagagagactgtgtgaagAACCCAGTTCATACACGTttatgttgtgttagtgtgtgtccaAACATCAAAGCCTGGAACAGGAGGTATCTGGTATCCTGCCTCCCtcctttcatccctccttccatccctcctttctctactgttgttgttgtccttaagtGACAGACACACTGGCTCCATGTGGGTCTCTAACCCCcctgccactgtgtgtgtgtgtgtgtgtgtgtgtctgtgagagagacagtaacctgccTGTCACAACATGTATTGTTAGCAGAGCCCGTACCTAGGCTCATTAGCCAGGGCTAATAGCTAGATTAGCCTCTTTCTCACACCACTTCATAACAGGATGATATCTTTGGCTTAGCcttcgcatgcacacacaccggTCTGCGGTTCAAGCGCTTAATTGACAAACAAATCTGTGTTCCTTTCTTATTTCTTTGACTCAGACTGGTAATGACAGGGTTGAGACGAACGGCACGAGAGAACTgcactgctacagtagagtaaagagaCTTTCCTAACTGAATGGAATCCACCTGATTTCCACACTAATCACAGCTTCTCCTTAAAAACATGTTCCTGTCTAAAGCTGTCAAAACACATATTCTGTTGCTAATCTGTCACTCCACACAAACTTTCAGATCTCCCTTTGTCGCTCTTCCTACTTAATTAAAAGCTATCTGAGGTCTGGGGCCAAGCTGTTGCCCACAAAGGGAGGAGGGGTTCTGAATAGGGTGTAATTACTCCTCCCCCCAAAGACATAAACCCTGGAGCTGACTAGACTCCAGTCTGCCCCCCAACCTTCACCCCCTCTAGCCCCAAGGCTGTGCTCAGTGTCCTCTGCTCACTAGTAGAGGCTGATGTAGATGTGATaaggtgaggtgtggtgtgttgtAGGTACTATGGCTCTCAGCATTTTGCACGTGGTCCATGTTGCCCATAATTGACTCTGTACAATAATCACGATGAAGCTAGATTTACAGTAATGTTGATGGCCATACTTATCaatgggaggggtgtgtgtgtgtgtgtgtgtgtgtgtttgtgcgcaatCTCAGCCTAGGGATCTGGGAGAAGTCCAGCTGATTGAAGCCAGTTGACACAGAGCCAGACTCACACCTGGAACACaagcacccctccctccctccctccctcccttcgaaCAGTAtagtctttccctctccttcatccttCTACTCTGACAGTTCACAGGAGAGTGACAGTTGCGTTAATGTGATAGCTAcgcgtgagggagagagaggttctcTGAATACCAGAATTCAGGCCGCCTCACAGCCCAGGCACTTGAGCACATCTGTTTATCAGGGCAGAGCCTGCCTGTCTCACTGAGGTGTGTGTCTCACTGAGGTGTGTGTAAACAGCCAGGGTGGAAGGTggtctcccttcacctcttctcttctctgaaCAGTTCTCAGAGCTGCTACTGCAGCTACTGCgtcacagatgtgtgtgtgtgtgtgtttgctttgagtgtgtgtgtggtaggtggttATGACAGTAGGGTGAT
Protein-coding sequences here:
- the LOC112238650 gene encoding ephrin-A1 — encoded protein: MDLVWLVCLAVSFGTWFASAERHSVFWNSTNPNFLWDEFTVEVKINDYLDIICPHYTRGELPSQEAERYVLYMVEKEDYEVCKPHSFDQLRWECSRPFAAHAPERFSEKFQRFTPFTLGKEFRQAESYYYISKPLHHHGQECLRLKVDVVGPHGSGKAKADKGKDGAMEEAMDGGKGKMGGGGGVHNPSNRLPADDPTVLEPKVQKSVGSSGVQLVSLSVFFTLFPVLLSLLLY